A DNA window from Camelina sativa cultivar DH55 chromosome 13, Cs, whole genome shotgun sequence contains the following coding sequences:
- the LOC104734777 gene encoding oleosin GRP-17-like, with the protein MLSFLIPVVQLFQVVIAAIASVVFLVFAGISLGGSVVGLIIATPLFVIFSPILVPATITTTLVVGGVVGAAALVVTAFALVFWLFKYRIGVKPKNNPPPKGAPTKADIPGATSGDKPPGGIAGGASGGTSGGTLGKKSGGASWNKPGGAKGDKLGGAKGDKLGGAKGDKHGGAKGDKLGGAGGKHGGAKGDKPGGAKGSKHGVLKEDKPVGAKGDKLGEAKGDTLGGAKGDKLGGAKGNKSGGMQGSKPIGAKGDKPGGAKGDKPVGAKGDKPAGGASGCKTGGGTGKKPWACS; encoded by the exons ATGCTCTCGTTTCTCATCCCAGTTGTACAGCTTTTTCAGGTGGTTATCGCTGCCATAGCATCTGTAGTCTTCTTAGTGTTCGCCGGTATAAGCCTCGGCGGCTCAGTCGTAGGACTAATCATAGCCACACCTCTTTTTGTCATCTTCAGTCCGATTCTCGTACCAGCCACTATAACCACTACTCTCGTAGTCGGCGGGGTTGTGGGCGCCGCCGCCCTCGTAGTGACGGCATTTGCTCTCGTATTTTGGctatttaa ATATAGGATTGGAGTAAAACCAAAGAACAATCCACCTCCTAAGGGAGCCCCAACCAAAGCAGATATACCGGGAGCAACGTCAGGAGATAAACCACCAGGAGGTATTGCAGGGGGAGCGTCGGGAGGAACGTCGGGAGGAACTTTGGGGAAGAAATCCGGAGGAGCGTCATGGAATAAACCCGGAGGAGCCAAGGGTGATAAGCTCGGAGGAGCCAAGGGGGATAAGCTCGGAGGAGCGAAGGGAGATAAACACGGAGGAGCCAAGGGGGATAAGCTGGGAGGAGCCGGAGGTAAACACGGTGGAGCGAAGGGGGATAAACCCGGAGGAGCGAAGGGGAGTAAACACGGAGTATTGAAAGAGGATAAACCCGTTGGAGCCAAGGGAGATAAGCTCGGAGAAGCCAAGGGGGATACGCTCGGAGGAGCCAAGGGGGATAAGCTCGGAGGAGCAAAAGGGAATAAATCCGGGGGAATGCAGGGGAGTAAACCCATTGGAGCGAAGGGGGATAAACCCGGAGGAGCAAAAGGGGATAAACCCGTTGGAGCGAAGGGGGATAAACCAGCTGGAGGAGCGTCGGGATGTAAAACTGGGGGAGGGACTGGAAAGAAACCGTGGGCTTGTTCGTAA
- the LOC104734772 gene encoding uncharacterized protein LOC104734772: MYRSASWNRVTEDYSVPWSAPKGLWKGLDEDDSAPSNPIGQEVTKKEKSRTKFAENAVHIIPFVLLACALVLWFFSNTDVDVGMKGESIAAKIEGLTIEGDIDNDSDGNQTGFLGGATEVGGSYKTRLKRDVDKRHQRIQASRKVVKDFY, from the exons ATGTACAGATCCGCGAGCTGGAACCGTGTGACCGAGGATTACTCTGTGCCTTGGTCCGCACCAAAGGGATTATGGAAGGGCCTAGACGAAGACGACTCGGCTCCATCCAATCCCATCGGGCAAGAGGTGACCAAGAAAGAGAAGTCACGTACCAAGTTTGCTGAAAACGCTGTTCACATAATCCCTTTTGTCCTTCTTGCTTGTGCTCTCGTCCTTTGGTTCTTCTCTAATACAG ATGTGGATGTTGGGATGAAAGGAGAATCGATTGCGGCTAAGATCGAAGGGTTAACGATCGAAGGAGACATTGATAATGACAGCGACGGAAATCAGACCGGGTTCTTAGGCGGCGCCACAGAGGTTGGTGGTTCTTACAAAACTAGACTAAAACGCGACGTCGATAAGCGTCATCAAAGGATACAAGCTTCAAGGAAAGTGGTGAAAGATTtttattag
- the LOC104734773 gene encoding zinc finger CCCH domain-containing protein 54-like, whose protein sequence is MKKMLKSVSPMAFYDIGDQQYSALGYILSKPGNVGAYDIDPPMPTIDDAIYGSDEFRMYAYKIKRCPRTRSHDWTECPYAHRGEKATRRDPRRHTYCAVACPAFRNGACHRGDSCEFAHGVFEYWLHPARYRTRACNAGNLCQRKVCFFAHAPEQLRQSEGKHRCRYAYRPVRARGGNSNGVAMRLDGEDYDTSRSPEKSGKSGLDGNEEKVLLKCWSRMSIVDDHYELSDLDFDLNFGLDWISELVD, encoded by the coding sequence atgaaaaaaatgttgaaaagtGTAAGTCCAATGGCATTCTACGATATAGGTGACCAGCAATACTCTGCTTTAGGGTACATCTTAAGCAAGCCTGGGAATGTAGGAGCGTACGACATAGACCCTCCGATGCCAACCATCGACGATGCGATCTACGGCTCAGATGAGTTTCGCATGTACGCGTACAAGATCAAACGGTGTCCTCGTACCCGCAGCCACGACTGGACTGAGTGTCCCTACGCTCACCGCGGCGAGAAAGCCACACGCCGTGATCCTCGGCGTCACACTTACTGCGCAGTCGCATGCCCGGCTTTCAGAAACGGAGCATGCCACCGTGGGGACTCATGCGAATTCGCACACGGTGTATTCGAGTACTGGCTCCACCCGGCGCGTTACAGAACACGCGCTTGCAACGCCGGGAACTTGTGTCAGAGGAAAGTGTGTTTCTTCGCACACGCGCCGGAGCAGCTTCGGCAGTCTGAGGGAAAGCATAGGTGCAGGTATGCTTACAGGCCAGTGAGGGCTAGAGGCGGAAACAGTAATGGGGTGGCGATGAGATTGGACGGCGAGGATTACGACACGTCACGATCTCCGGAGAAAAGCGGGAAAAGTGGTTTAGATGGTAACGAGGAGAAAGTGTTGTTGAAGTGTTGGAGTCGGATGAGCATTGTGGATGATCATTATGAGCTGTCTGATTTGGATTTCGATTTGAATTTCGGTTTGGATTGGATCTCAGAGCTGGTGGATTAG
- the LOC104737876 gene encoding protein DOWNY MILDEW RESISTANCE 6-like has product MEKGEDSSTFEMGNSAQERSLPYVPDCYVVPPSCQPCDSDSEIVPTIDVSRLKGADDERREVIRELSLACQHLGFFLIVNHGINQDILDDALEVAKGFFELPAKEKKKFMSNDVYAPVRYSTSLKDGLDKIQFWRIFLKHYAHPLHRWIHLWPENPPGYREKMGKFCEEVKKLSIEIMGAITESLGLGRDYLSSRMDENGTQVMAVNCYPPCPSPEKALGLPPHSDYSCITILLQNLAGLKIFDPMAHGGSGRWVVVPQVTGVLKVHIGDHVEVLSNGLYKSVVHKVTLNEEKTRISLASLHSLDMDDKMRVPCELVNDENPVRYKESSFKDFLDFLVKNDISQGDRFIDTLRIKD; this is encoded by the exons ATGGAGAAAGGTGAGGATTCAAGTACATTCGAAATGGGGAATTCTGCACAAGAGAGGAGCTTACCGTATGTACCCGATTGTTATGTCGTCCCGCCTTCTTGCCAACCATGCGATTCAGATTCCGAAATCGTACCCACGATTGATGTTTCTCGGCTGAAAGGTGCCGATGATGAACGTCGAGAGGTTATTCGAGAGCTAAGTTTGGCATGTCAGCATCTTGGTTTTTTCCTA ATAGTGAACCACGGAATAAACCAGGACATACTAGATGACGCCTTGGAGGTTGCAAAGGGCTTCTTCGAGCTACCAgcgaaggagaaaaagaagtttATGTCAAACGATGTGTACGCACCGGTTCGGTACAGTACAAGTCTTAAGGACGGTTTGGACAAGATCCAGTTCTGGAGGATTTTTCTAAAGCACTATGCACATCCTCTTCATCGTTGGATTCATCTTTGGCCTGAGAATCCACCCGGATACAG GGAAAAAATGGGAAAATTCTGCGAGGAAGTGAAGAAGCTATCGATAGAGATAATGGGAGCAATAACGGAGAGCCTAGGGTTAGGGAGAGACTACCTGTCGTCTCGGATGGACGAAAACGGCACGCAAGTCATGGCCGTTAACTGCTATCCACCGTGTCCGAGTCCTGAGAAGGCGCTAGGCCTGCCGCCGCATTCAGACTATAGCTGCATCACCATCCTTCTACAGAACTTGGCCGGTCTTAAGATCTTCGACCCAATGGCTCATGGTGGATCTGGCCGCTGGGTTGTTGTCCCACAAGTCACAGGTGTACTTAAG gtcCATATTGGTGATCATGTGGAAGTGCTAAGCAATGGATTATACAAGAGCGTCGTTCATAAAGTCACTTTAAATGAAGAGAAGACGAGAATCTCCCTCGCGAGCTTGCATAGCTTGGATATGGACGATAAGATGAGAGTACCGTGCGAATTGGTTAACGATGAAAATCCGGTACGGTACAAAGAGAGCAGCTTTaaagattttcttgattttctagTCAAGAATGACATTTCTCAAGGGGATAGGTTCATTGACACTCTCAGAATCAAGGACTGA
- the LOC104734776 gene encoding oleosin GRP-17-like isoform X2 produces MSEELNQNPSSAQSLSMREGRKFPFLSLPQNPSSTQSLSMREGRMFPSLSQNPSSAQSLSEREGRKLSFLNMFSFLMPLLEVIKIIIASVASVVFLGFACVTLAGSAVALVVSTPLFIIFSPVLVPATLATAVLSTGFTAGASFGATAIGLIMWLIKRRLGVKAKNNPPPAGLPPTSGGGDKTLISKSKSNSKTKSKSKSKGGFKLPAWCKMIPGLGKLGGGKGKSGSKGGMSGSEGGLSSSSGDEGMSGGRGSKSKSKEHKLGGKKSKSKSKKGMSGGMSGSEGGMSSGSEGMSGSGGGKSKSGKRKSGGLGGKFGKKGGMSGSEGGMSGSEGSMSGGSISGGSKSGGSMSGRKSKSGGSMSGSGGSMSGSEGSMFGSEGRSMSGGEGSMSGSGGSKHGGGGCKQGGKLRDKLKSKYGAKLKSKYGGKFKSKYGGKHGSGGMSGGRGSFVEEE; encoded by the exons ATGAGCGAAGAACTTAATCAAAACCCATCGTCAGCTCAGTCTCTGTCAATGAGAGAGGGCAGAAAGTTTCCTTTTCTGTCTCTGCCACAAAACCCATCATCAACTCAGTCTCTGTCAATGAGAGAGGGCAGAATGTTTCCGTCTCTGTCACAAAACCCATCATCAGCTCAGTCTCTGtcagagagagagggaagaaagTTATCTTTTCTCAATATGTTCTCTTTTCTCATGCCATTGTTGGAGGTTATTAAGATCATTATTGCTTCTGTTGCCTCCGTAGTCTTCTTAGGCTTCGCCTGTGTAACCCTCGCCGGTTCTGCCGTGGCATTAGTCGTAAGCACACCGCTTTTCATCATATTCAGTCCCGTTCTCGTACCCGCTACGTTAGCGACGGCTGTCTTAAGCACAGGGTTTACGGCCGGTGCCTCCTTTGGAGCGACAGCAATTGGTCTCATCATGTGGCTCATTAA GCGTAGGTTGGGAGTAAAGGCGAAAAATAATCCACCTCCAGCCGGACTTCCACCGACTTCGGGAGGAGGAGATAAAACTCTGATCTCAAAGTCAAAGTCAAATtcaaagacaaaatcaaagtcTAAGTCTAAAGGTGGGTTTAAGCTGCCAGCTTGGTGTAAAATGATCCCAGGGTTAGGTAAATTGGGGGGTGGGAAAGGTAAATCTGGAAGTAAAGGAGGTATGTCTGGCAGTGAAGGAGGTTTGTCGTCGTCGTCTGGGGATGAAGGTATGTCCGGTGGTCGAGGAAGTAAAtctaaaagtaaagaacataaACTTGGAGgtaaaaaaagtaaatcaaaaagtaaaaaaggtATGTCCGGAGGTATGTCTGGAAGTGAAGGAGGTATGTCGTCCGGAAGCGAAGGTATGTCCGGAAGTGGAGGAGGTAAATCTAAGAGTGGAAAACGTAAATCCGGAGGTCTAGGGGGTAAATTCGGAAAGAAAGGAGGTATGTCCGGAAGTGAAGGAGGTATGTCCGGAAGTGAAGGAAGTATGTCCGGAGGTAGTATATCTGGAGGTAGTAAATCCGGAGGCAGTATGTCCGGACGTAAATCTAAAAGTGGAGGAA GTATGTCCGGAAGTGGAGGAAGTATGTCCGGAAGTGAAGGAAGTATGTTTGGAAGTGAAGGCCGAAGTATGTCTGGAGGTGAAGGAAGTATGTCCGGAAGTGGAGGAAGTAAACACGGAGGTGGAGGATGTAAACAAGGAGGTAAACTGAGAGATAAGCTCAAAAGTAAATACGGAGCTAAGCTCAAAAGTAAATACGGAGGTAAGTTCAAAAGTAAATACGGAGGTAAACACGGAAGTGGAGGTATGTCCGGAGGTCGAGGCAGCTTCGTGGAGGAGGAGTAA
- the LOC104734776 gene encoding oleosin GRP-17-like isoform X1 encodes MSEELNQNPSSAQSLSMREGRKFPFLSLPQNPSSTQSLSMREGRMFPSLSQNPSSAQSLSEREGRKLSFLNMFSFLMPLLEVIKIIIASVASVVFLGFACVTLAGSAVALVVSTPLFIIFSPVLVPATLATAVLSTGFTAGASFGATAIGLIMWLIKRRLGVKAKNNPPPAGLPPTSGGGDKTLISKSKSNSKTKSKSKSKGGFKLPAWCKMIPGLGKLGGGKGKSGSKGGMSGSEGGLSSSSGDEGMSGGRGSKSKSKEHKLGGKKSKSKSKKGMSGGMSGSEGGMSSGSEGMSGSGGGKSKSGKRKSGGLGGKFGKKGGMSGSEGGMSGSEGSMSGGSISGGSKSGGSMSGRKSKSGGSKSKGLRGKSSKKGMSGSGGSMSGSEGSMFGSEGRSMSGGEGSMSGSGGSKHGGGGCKQGGKLRDKLKSKYGAKLKSKYGGKFKSKYGGKHGSGGMSGGRGSFVEEE; translated from the exons ATGAGCGAAGAACTTAATCAAAACCCATCGTCAGCTCAGTCTCTGTCAATGAGAGAGGGCAGAAAGTTTCCTTTTCTGTCTCTGCCACAAAACCCATCATCAACTCAGTCTCTGTCAATGAGAGAGGGCAGAATGTTTCCGTCTCTGTCACAAAACCCATCATCAGCTCAGTCTCTGtcagagagagagggaagaaagTTATCTTTTCTCAATATGTTCTCTTTTCTCATGCCATTGTTGGAGGTTATTAAGATCATTATTGCTTCTGTTGCCTCCGTAGTCTTCTTAGGCTTCGCCTGTGTAACCCTCGCCGGTTCTGCCGTGGCATTAGTCGTAAGCACACCGCTTTTCATCATATTCAGTCCCGTTCTCGTACCCGCTACGTTAGCGACGGCTGTCTTAAGCACAGGGTTTACGGCCGGTGCCTCCTTTGGAGCGACAGCAATTGGTCTCATCATGTGGCTCATTAA GCGTAGGTTGGGAGTAAAGGCGAAAAATAATCCACCTCCAGCCGGACTTCCACCGACTTCGGGAGGAGGAGATAAAACTCTGATCTCAAAGTCAAAGTCAAATtcaaagacaaaatcaaagtcTAAGTCTAAAGGTGGGTTTAAGCTGCCAGCTTGGTGTAAAATGATCCCAGGGTTAGGTAAATTGGGGGGTGGGAAAGGTAAATCTGGAAGTAAAGGAGGTATGTCTGGCAGTGAAGGAGGTTTGTCGTCGTCGTCTGGGGATGAAGGTATGTCCGGTGGTCGAGGAAGTAAAtctaaaagtaaagaacataaACTTGGAGgtaaaaaaagtaaatcaaaaagtaaaaaaggtATGTCCGGAGGTATGTCTGGAAGTGAAGGAGGTATGTCGTCCGGAAGCGAAGGTATGTCCGGAAGTGGAGGAGGTAAATCTAAGAGTGGAAAACGTAAATCCGGAGGTCTAGGGGGTAAATTCGGAAAGAAAGGAGGTATGTCCGGAAGTGAAGGAGGTATGTCCGGAAGTGAAGGAAGTATGTCCGGAGGTAGTATATCTGGAGGTAGTAAATCCGGAGGCAGTATGTCCGGACGTAAATCTAAAAGTGGAGGAAGTAAATCTAAAGGTCTAAGAGGCAAGAGTAGTAAAAAAGGTATGTCCGGAAGTGGAGGAAGTATGTCCGGAAGTGAAGGAAGTATGTTTGGAAGTGAAGGCCGAAGTATGTCTGGAGGTGAAGGAAGTATGTCCGGAAGTGGAGGAAGTAAACACGGAGGTGGAGGATGTAAACAAGGAGGTAAACTGAGAGATAAGCTCAAAAGTAAATACGGAGCTAAGCTCAAAAGTAAATACGGAGGTAAGTTCAAAAGTAAATACGGAGGTAAACACGGAAGTGGAGGTATGTCCGGAGGTCGAGGCAGCTTCGTGGAGGAGGAGTAA
- the LOC104734779 gene encoding oleosin-B1-like — translation MFEIVQAVFAAGCALALLTFAGITLGGSVVAFVISTPLFVIFSPVLVPATIATTLLASGFTASGSFGATAISILMWLYKKRTGKDPPKVPGLTPPSSP, via the exons ATGTTTGAGATTGTTCAGGCGGTTTTCGCCGCCGGGTGTGCACTAGCTCTTTTGACATTCGCTGGTATAACCCTCGGCGGCTCAGTGGTCGCATTTGTCATAAGCACACCGctttttgtcattttcagtCCGGTTCTCGTGCCAGCGACTATAGCCACTACATTGCTAGCTTCAGGTTTCACCGCCTCCGGCTCCTTTGGTGCCACGGCTATCTCCATCCTTATGTGGCTCTACAA GAAACGTACAGGGAAGGATCCGCCAAAAGTTCCAGGATTGACGCCACCGTCTAGTCCGTAA
- the LOC104737877 gene encoding uncharacterized protein LOC104737877, protein MDSDEFMNPYLPSSSYMNLLHSQLDNHNLKYTPLDSPCSETPSEPSSEPPFPKENRKSRHAWLPTDDIMLVSAWLNTSKDRITSNEQRRGAFWGRIADYFASCPNAVGRSKREASHCRQEASTPKVTLTVFVQAHRVCHYRVCTTDAVDEYLRLSETMALSCLENFKDLVITLFGDEYLRRPTPVDLQRLLDIGEFRGFPGMIGSIDCTLNDINILDPSPVFDDILHGRAPKVKYSVNGHEYKLAYYLTDGTYPK, encoded by the exons ATGGATTCAGACGAGTTTATGAATCCATATCTTCCCTCCTCTAGCTATATGAACCTGTTACACAGCCAACTTGATAACCATAACCTCAAATACACTCCTCTTGATAGTCCATGTTCTGAAACTCCATCTGAACCCTCATCCGAACCTCCATTCCCTAAAGAAAATCGCAAGTCAAGGCATGCATGGTTACCAACAGATGATATCATGTTGGTCAGCGCTTGGCTCAACACTAGCAAGGATCGGATTACTTCCAACGAGCAAAGACGTGGAGCCTTTTGGGGGAGGATTGCAGATTACTTTGCATCCTGTCCGAATGCTGTTGGTCGGTCAAAGAGAGAGGCGAGTCACT GTCGACAAGAGGCAAGCACACCAAAAGTCACTCTTACTGTGTTTGTACAAGCACACCGTGTTTGTCATTACCGTGTTTGTacaa CTGATGCGGTTGATGAATACCTCCGTCTTTCTGAAACCATGGCGCTATCATGCTTGGagaattttaaagatttagTCATAActttatttggagatgagtacttgAGAAGACCCACACCAGTAGATCTTCAACGACTACTCGACATTGGCGAGTTTCGTGGATTTCCCGGTatgataggaagcatcgatt gtacattaaacgatatcaatattCTTGATCCATCTCCagtctttgatgatattttgcatgGTCGAGCTCCTAAAGTTAAATACAGTGTCAACGGACATGAGTATAAATTGGCTTACTACTTGACAGATGGTACTTATCCAAAATGA
- the LOC104734776 gene encoding oleosin GRP-17-like isoform X3 — MSEELNQNPSSAQSLSMREGRKFPFLSLPQNPSSTQSLSMREGRMFPSLSQNPSSAQSLSEREGRKLSFLNMFSFLMPLLEVIKIIIASVASVVFLGFACVTLAGSAVALVVSTPLFIIFSPVLVPATLATAVLSTGFTAGASFGATAIGLIMWLIKRRLGVKAKNNPPPAGLPPTSGGGDKTLISKSKSNSKTKSKSKSKGGFKLPAWCKMIPGLGKLGGGKGKSGSKGGMSGSEGGLSSSSGDEGMSGGRGSKSKSKEHKLGGKKSKSKSKKGMSGGMSGSEGGMSSGSEGMSGSGGGMSGSGGSMSGSEGSMFGSEGRSMSGGEGSMSGSGGSKHGGGGCKQGGKLRDKLKSKYGAKLKSKYGGKFKSKYGGKHGSGGMSGGRGSFVEEE; from the exons ATGAGCGAAGAACTTAATCAAAACCCATCGTCAGCTCAGTCTCTGTCAATGAGAGAGGGCAGAAAGTTTCCTTTTCTGTCTCTGCCACAAAACCCATCATCAACTCAGTCTCTGTCAATGAGAGAGGGCAGAATGTTTCCGTCTCTGTCACAAAACCCATCATCAGCTCAGTCTCTGtcagagagagagggaagaaagTTATCTTTTCTCAATATGTTCTCTTTTCTCATGCCATTGTTGGAGGTTATTAAGATCATTATTGCTTCTGTTGCCTCCGTAGTCTTCTTAGGCTTCGCCTGTGTAACCCTCGCCGGTTCTGCCGTGGCATTAGTCGTAAGCACACCGCTTTTCATCATATTCAGTCCCGTTCTCGTACCCGCTACGTTAGCGACGGCTGTCTTAAGCACAGGGTTTACGGCCGGTGCCTCCTTTGGAGCGACAGCAATTGGTCTCATCATGTGGCTCATTAA GCGTAGGTTGGGAGTAAAGGCGAAAAATAATCCACCTCCAGCCGGACTTCCACCGACTTCGGGAGGAGGAGATAAAACTCTGATCTCAAAGTCAAAGTCAAATtcaaagacaaaatcaaagtcTAAGTCTAAAGGTGGGTTTAAGCTGCCAGCTTGGTGTAAAATGATCCCAGGGTTAGGTAAATTGGGGGGTGGGAAAGGTAAATCTGGAAGTAAAGGAGGTATGTCTGGCAGTGAAGGAGGTTTGTCGTCGTCGTCTGGGGATGAAGGTATGTCCGGTGGTCGAGGAAGTAAAtctaaaagtaaagaacataaACTTGGAGgtaaaaaaagtaaatcaaaaagtaaaaaaggtATGTCCGGAGGTATGTCTGGAAGTGAAGGAGGTATGTCGTCCGGAAGCGAAGGTATGTCCGGAAGTGGAGGAG GTATGTCCGGAAGTGGAGGAAGTATGTCCGGAAGTGAAGGAAGTATGTTTGGAAGTGAAGGCCGAAGTATGTCTGGAGGTGAAGGAAGTATGTCCGGAAGTGGAGGAAGTAAACACGGAGGTGGAGGATGTAAACAAGGAGGTAAACTGAGAGATAAGCTCAAAAGTAAATACGGAGCTAAGCTCAAAAGTAAATACGGAGGTAAGTTCAAAAGTAAATACGGAGGTAAACACGGAAGTGGAGGTATGTCCGGAGGTCGAGGCAGCTTCGTGGAGGAGGAGTAA